A single region of the Triticum dicoccoides isolate Atlit2015 ecotype Zavitan chromosome 2B, WEW_v2.0, whole genome shotgun sequence genome encodes:
- the LOC119366770 gene encoding leucine-rich repeat protein 1-like — translation MTTHFAVALLTSLLALATLASCNVEGDILYAQRQAWEDPSNVLQSWDPTLPDPCTWFHVFCSSDGSVVRVDLGKAGISGPLIPELGGLLHLQYLELYANNITGSIPATLGNLTSLITLHLYDNLLTGAIPASLGAVRTLRYLYEFWSHYKRLNENMLTGTVPPEILSLVLVGNLAELNVAKNSLEGTVRSSQRQRVAFIIQDTLKTTS, via the exons ATGACGACTCACTTTGCAGTAGCTCTCCTGACAAGCCTCCTTGCTCTTGCAACTCTTGCAAGCTGCAACGTAGAAG GCGACATCCTCTATGCGCAAAGGCAGGCGTGGGAGGACCCTAGCAACGTGCTGCAAAGCTGGGATCCAACCCTTCCCGATCCCTGCACCTGGTTTCATGTCTTTTGCTCGAGCGATGGTTCCGTTGTCCGTGT GGATTTGGGCAAGGCGGGCATCTCAGGCCCCCTGATTCCGGAGCTGGGAGGTCTTCTGCATCTTCAGTATCT TGAGCTGTATGCAAATAACATCACCGGATCGATACCAGCGACCTTGGGCAACCTGACAAGCCTGATCACTCTTCATCTCTATGACAACCTTCTCACTGGAGCCATACCGGCCTCACTAGGGGCCGTCCGGACGCTGCGTTATCTGTATGAGTTCTGGTCACATTACAA GCGGCTGAACGAGAATATGCTGACTGGCACAGTTCCGCCCGAgattctctctcttgttcttgtggGGAACTTGGCTGAACT AAATGTTGCCAAAAACAGTCTGGAAGGCACTGTCAGATCATCTCAACGGCAGAGAG TGGCTTTCATCATCCAGGATACACTCAAGACTACAAGCTAA